Below is a genomic region from Leptotrichia shahii.
CTTTTCAAAAAAAATCAGATCAATCTCTCCAAACCTAGTATAAAAATTACTCTCAACAAACGTAAGTCCCTGCAAAATCAAATATTTTTTCGCAATATTCTCATACTTAAACCCAATTTCCCTTTTATTCATCTTTTTATTTTCCATCCCCTTTTTTAAAATATTGTATCATAAATATTTAATCAGTTAATTTTATATTATATGATACCAATTTTTTACTTTTTTTTCAAGACTGAAAATAAGGCATTTACTCTTACTGTAAAAATTTAAATGAAAGTTCACCTTCCAAAAAAACAACATCATTTTTTTTATAAATCACCTCATTTTCAAATTCGATCAAAATTTCTGAATCTAAAATGGATGATTTTACCAGCAAAGAATCTGAATTTATCTGTTTTACCACTTTCACTACAGCTTCTATATGTGGAGAATTTGGCAAAGGCTGCGTAGCACTCAATTCACTGTTCATATCTATTTTCAAATCTTTACGCACATATTGAATAAATAATTCTACTTTGACAATATCCCCTTTGCTAATAGTATCTTTTACATTGTATTCTACAAATGAAACATTCCACTTTTTTCCATTATTTCCCAATTCTTTTATTAACGCCATCCTGTCATATTCATATTTCCTCAAACTCTCTACTATATACATGTCTATTCTTTCTTCTCACTATCTACCAATATCTTCTTCAAAAACGTCTTCCTATGATACTTACAAGCCCCTTTTTCAAGCAAAATCTCCCTATGTTTCTTAGTTCCATATCCCTTATGTTTCTCAAATTCATACTCAGGAAATTCTTTTGCGATTTCACAAAGCATTCTATCCCTCGTAACCTTTGCCACAATCGAAGCCGCCGCAATTGCAATCGACTTGCTATCGCCTTTCACAACGCACTCCTGCTCTCCTTTATACTCACGAATCAAATGATTACCATCAACTAAAACTATACCAAATTCAGATTTTCCCGCCACTTGACTAATCGCTCGACGCATTGCAAGAAACGTTGCATTCAAAATATTCATCTCATCAATTTCCTTTTCCGAAGCAATCCCAATTCCCACAATACAATTTTTTTCTATTGCCTCAAACAACCTTTCCCTTTTTTTCTCAGTCAATTTCTTTGAATCATTAATCTCCTGCAATTCTGGAAAATTCCGATTTACAATAATCGCCCCAGCCACAACTGGTCCAGCCAAAGGCCCTCTCCCAGCCTCATCAACTCCAACAACAATCTTATTGTACTTTTCATCAAATTCCATTAATTCATTTCTTTTGTTTTCTAATTTTTCTTTATCCATAAATTTTTCCTCTATTTTTTGTAATTTATTTAATAGGTTTATTAAATAACTTTTTATAAAACTGCCTTTAAAATATTCAATTTGATAATTTTCAAACACAGTCTAATTAAAAGGTTTCAAACTCAAGCCCACATTTTTTCAGTGCCTTTTTAAAATCTTCTGGCAATTTTGCAATAAATTCCATCTTTTCTTCTGTAATTGGATGTTGAAATTCCAATTTATAAGCGTGAAGCATTTGGCGTTTTTCGATATCTGTTCTGCCGTA
It encodes:
- a CDS encoding ribonuclease HII; the encoded protein is MNLLNKLQKIEEKFMDKEKLENKRNELMEFDEKYNKIVVGVDEAGRGPLAGPVVAGAIIVNRNFPELQEINDSKKLTEKKRERLFEAIEKNCIVGIGIASEKEIDEMNILNATFLAMRRAISQVAGKSEFGIVLVDGNHLIREYKGEQECVVKGDSKSIAIAAASIVAKVTRDRMLCEIAKEFPEYEFEKHKGYGTKKHREILLEKGACKYHRKTFLKKILVDSEKKE